Proteins from a genomic interval of Marinifilum sp. JC120:
- a CDS encoding DUF89 family protein gives MRTHLDCLPCFLKMAIAGIRETCPGQEDIHEKVVKHWAAGFASADLNESPPSLAGRLFRETAEYVGEVDIFKAQKEKANQRVLELLPEVKAKVLGSGDPLLAAMGVSIIGNYMDCAVMGEYDWEDELDNLEHGLDLEAFGKFLGEVRSHKSLLVLGDNAGEIGLDTILTGLLRDEGVKVTYAVRGKNILNDATFVDAKIVGMTDLCEVVTSGVDTPGTVLNRCSPEFRSRLDESPVVLSKGQGNFESLWGVRPDVYYAFKVKCPVVADVTGAEMKTSLFCQEK, from the coding sequence ATGAGAACTCATTTGGATTGCTTGCCATGCTTTTTGAAAATGGCCATTGCCGGGATCAGGGAGACCTGCCCTGGACAGGAAGATATTCATGAAAAGGTTGTAAAGCATTGGGCTGCGGGGTTCGCTTCTGCCGACCTGAATGAGTCTCCGCCTTCTCTTGCGGGGAGGCTTTTTCGCGAGACCGCAGAATACGTGGGTGAGGTGGATATTTTCAAAGCCCAGAAGGAAAAAGCAAACCAGCGGGTTCTGGAACTTTTGCCTGAAGTGAAGGCCAAAGTCCTTGGCAGCGGAGACCCGTTGCTGGCGGCCATGGGTGTTTCCATCATCGGTAATTACATGGATTGTGCGGTGATGGGTGAATATGATTGGGAAGATGAACTCGATAATCTTGAGCATGGTCTTGACCTAGAAGCATTCGGAAAGTTTCTTGGCGAAGTGCGCAGTCATAAATCCTTGCTGGTCCTAGGGGATAATGCCGGGGAAATTGGGCTTGATACGATTTTAACCGGTTTGTTGCGCGATGAAGGCGTTAAGGTCACCTATGCTGTGCGCGGAAAGAATATCCTCAATGATGCCACCTTTGTAGATGCAAAAATAGTTGGTATGACCGATCTTTGTGAGGTGGTTACCTCCGGTGTGGATACCCCCGGAACCGTTCTGAACCGCTGTAGTCCTGAATTCCGTTCTCGACTTGACGAATCGCCTGTCGTTCTCAGTAAAGGACAGGGCAATTTTGAATCCCTCTGGGGAGTCAGGCCTGATGTTTATTATGCTTTTAAAGTGAAGTGTCCGGTCGTGGCAGATGTTACCGGAGCAGAAATGAAGACTTCGCTTTTTTGTCAGGAAAAATAG
- a CDS encoding (4Fe-4S)-binding protein, whose protein sequence is MKIAIASGKGGTGKTTVAVNFAAYLDSMGKTVSFTDCDVEEPNAHFFLNPELSAEKDEFLPVPAIDEDKCIGESCKKCIELCRFKSLIWMVDSVLSFSELCHGCGLCELACPADAISEGQRLIGTTSTGKSGNIDFSRGLLRIGEAMSPPLIKAVKNISPRAEVNILDCPPGTSCPVVESVDDTDFVVLVTEPTPFGLHDLNLAVQLMQTLNMPCGVIINRAGMGDDRVEKYLAGKNVPLLGSLPHSREAASQYSKGHLLYESIPGFKDEFAKIWSSIQEQVSGAK, encoded by the coding sequence ATGAAAATAGCAATTGCCAGCGGCAAGGGCGGTACCGGTAAAACCACTGTTGCCGTCAACTTTGCAGCCTATCTTGATTCTATGGGCAAAACCGTAAGCTTCACAGATTGTGATGTAGAAGAACCCAACGCCCACTTTTTCCTGAATCCTGAACTCAGTGCAGAAAAAGACGAATTTCTACCTGTTCCAGCCATTGATGAAGACAAATGTATCGGTGAATCATGCAAAAAATGTATTGAGCTCTGCCGCTTCAAATCCCTGATCTGGATGGTGGATTCCGTACTCAGCTTTTCCGAACTCTGCCACGGTTGCGGACTTTGCGAATTGGCCTGCCCTGCTGACGCCATCAGCGAAGGTCAACGCCTTATCGGCACAACTTCTACAGGCAAATCGGGCAATATCGATTTTTCAAGAGGATTGCTGCGCATAGGCGAAGCAATGTCCCCGCCATTGATCAAAGCGGTCAAAAACATTTCCCCCCGGGCAGAAGTGAACATTCTGGACTGCCCCCCCGGAACTTCCTGCCCGGTGGTGGAATCCGTTGACGATACTGACTTTGTGGTGCTGGTAACCGAACCCACCCCCTTCGGCCTGCACGACCTCAATCTGGCTGTGCAGCTCATGCAGACTCTGAACATGCCCTGCGGTGTGATTATTAACAGAGCCGGAATGGGTGATGACCGAGTGGAAAAATATCTTGCAGGAAAAAACGTCCCCCTGCTCGGCTCACTTCCGCACAGTCGGGAAGCCGCATCTCAATATTCTAAAGGACATCTGCTTTATGAAAGTATTCCCGGATTCAAAGACGAATTCGCCAAAATCTGGTCTTCCATCCAAGAACAAGTGAGCGGAGCAAAATAG
- a CDS encoding 4Fe-4S dicluster domain-containing protein codes for MKQLVVISGKGGTGKTSVVSGLASLGPKKVLADCDVDAADLHLILHPEIQDRHDFFSGERPEINPELCTQCGLCAEHCKFDAISKNFSIMPEKCEGCGVCSYICPVEAVTSGPRLCGEWYRSDTRFGQMIHAELGIGEENSGKLVTTVRNASAELGEELGAELVLVDGSPGVGCPVIASLTNADLAVFVAEPTISAVHDLKRVHKLTEHFKIPSMAIINKCGINAEQENEIKSFCAEKEVLLAGELPYDTIFSKAQLAGQSAVEYDPDGMGKKIEAIWNRMEANL; via the coding sequence ATGAAACAGTTAGTAGTTATCAGCGGTAAAGGCGGTACCGGAAAAACCAGTGTGGTTTCCGGCCTTGCTTCCCTCGGCCCGAAAAAAGTTCTTGCGGATTGTGATGTGGATGCGGCGGACCTGCACCTGATCCTGCATCCTGAAATTCAGGATAGACATGACTTCTTCAGCGGCGAACGCCCGGAAATCAATCCCGAACTATGCACCCAGTGCGGCCTCTGCGCCGAACATTGCAAGTTCGATGCGATATCCAAAAATTTCAGCATAATGCCCGAAAAATGTGAAGGCTGCGGTGTATGCTCCTACATCTGCCCGGTCGAAGCGGTAACAAGCGGCCCCAGACTCTGCGGAGAATGGTACAGATCCGACACCCGTTTCGGACAAATGATCCATGCAGAACTGGGAATCGGCGAAGAAAACTCAGGCAAACTGGTCACAACTGTGCGCAATGCTTCCGCTGAATTGGGAGAAGAACTCGGTGCCGAACTTGTGCTGGTGGACGGTTCTCCCGGTGTAGGCTGTCCGGTAATTGCTTCATTGACTAATGCCGACCTAGCAGTATTTGTAGCCGAGCCGACCATTTCTGCCGTGCATGACCTGAAGAGGGTCCATAAGCTGACCGAGCATTTCAAGATTCCCTCCATGGCGATCATCAACAAATGCGGAATTAACGCTGAGCAGGAGAACGAGATCAAATCCTTTTGTGCAGAAAAAGAAGTCCTCCTTGCGGGTGAACTGCCCTACGACACCATTTTTTCAAAGGCACAATTGGCGGGACAATCCGCTGTTGAATACGATCCGGATGGCATGGGGAAAAAGATTGAGGCTATCTGGAATAGGATGGAAGCAAACCTTTAA
- a CDS encoding CGGC domain-containing protein codes for MGKEKIVILGCSQAMDDICIGCSRCMVGFNRRTGEFENCAEDAELTAIVGCGGCPGSGIVTRMAHMKLWNAPMDEVPNKVYVAPCITMHCPHKDVLLKKIKAKAGCEVIEGTHPYIPENIFAE; via the coding sequence ATGGGTAAGGAAAAAATTGTAATTCTTGGATGCAGTCAGGCTATGGACGACATTTGTATCGGTTGTTCCCGTTGCATGGTCGGATTTAACCGCCGTACCGGAGAATTCGAAAACTGTGCGGAAGACGCGGAACTGACCGCGATCGTCGGCTGCGGCGGATGCCCCGGCAGCGGCATTGTCACCAGAATGGCCCACATGAAGCTATGGAACGCGCCTATGGACGAAGTTCCAAACAAAGTTTATGTTGCCCCCTGCATAACCATGCACTGTCCCCACAAGGACGTATTACTCAAAAAGATCAAGGCCAAGGCCGGATGTGAAGTCATTGAAGGTACACACCCGTACATTCCCGAAAACATTTTCGCCGAATAA
- a CDS encoding zinc ribbon domain-containing protein, with product MPIYEYKCRECGAVYEEIVSSGSAPGPCPSCGKEAGEKLISSTSSLSGKDTPNVPDATGTGCCGANPSSKGCVPGSCCGKA from the coding sequence ATGCCTATATATGAATACAAATGCCGTGAATGCGGTGCCGTATACGAAGAAATCGTCAGTTCAGGATCAGCTCCCGGTCCTTGTCCATCCTGTGGAAAGGAAGCCGGAGAAAAGCTCATCTCATCAACATCATCGCTGAGCGGTAAGGACACTCCCAATGTTCCGGATGCAACCGGAACAGGATGCTGCGGTGCCAACCCGTCATCAAAGGGCTGCGTCCCCGGTTCCTGCTGCGGCAAGGCTTAA
- a CDS encoding LpxI family protein, whose protein sequence is MTNKIETIGLIAGGGQFPLLVAKGAAAQGNRVVAVFFKGHSNINVSEYADETVELKLGQFSKLISFFKKNGVSKVVMAGTINKPKALDIRPDLRAAKLLFKLATKGDDVLLRAITGEFESEGMEVVGPHQYAPELLTPAGFLTKRKPNEIERADLAFGWKIARELGKLDIGQCVVVREGIVAAVEAIEGTDAAVKRGCELGGKGCCIVKVFKPGQEGRVDMPSTGLKTIQGMKKLGATCLGVEAGKSLFFDLDESVRFAEKHGITIVGLTQELMDEISN, encoded by the coding sequence ATGACAAATAAAATAGAGACAATCGGTCTTATTGCCGGGGGGGGACAATTTCCCCTTCTGGTTGCAAAGGGAGCCGCAGCACAGGGAAATCGTGTTGTGGCTGTTTTTTTTAAAGGCCATTCAAATATTAATGTTAGTGAATATGCTGATGAAACAGTTGAACTTAAGCTCGGGCAGTTCTCAAAACTGATTTCTTTTTTTAAAAAGAACGGGGTCAGTAAAGTGGTTATGGCCGGAACTATCAATAAACCCAAGGCTCTTGATATTCGACCTGACCTGCGCGCAGCCAAACTTCTTTTCAAGCTAGCTACTAAGGGCGATGATGTATTGCTTCGCGCCATTACAGGGGAGTTTGAGTCTGAAGGTATGGAGGTCGTCGGACCTCATCAATATGCCCCAGAGCTGCTAACTCCCGCAGGATTTTTGACCAAGCGTAAACCTAATGAGATTGAGCGCGCCGATTTGGCCTTTGGCTGGAAGATTGCCCGCGAACTGGGCAAGCTGGATATCGGTCAGTGTGTGGTTGTTCGTGAGGGAATTGTGGCCGCAGTGGAAGCCATTGAAGGAACTGATGCCGCAGTAAAGCGCGGATGCGAGCTTGGTGGTAAGGGCTGCTGCATTGTGAAAGTTTTTAAGCCCGGTCAAGAAGGGCGAGTGGATATGCCCTCAACTGGCTTGAAGACTATTCAGGGTATGAAAAAGCTTGGAGCGACCTGCCTCGGTGTTGAAGCGGGGAAAAGTCTTTTTTTTGATCTGGACGAGTCAGTACGTTTTGCAGAAAAACACGGCATTACGATTGTCGGGCTGACTCAAGAGCTTATGGACGAAATTTCTAATTAA
- a CDS encoding acyl-ACP--UDP-N-acetylglucosamine O-acyltransferase: MATEIHPSAIVDSGAQLGENVKIGPFCIIEGDTVIGDNCILDANVQIKAFTRMGKGNTLDSGVVLGGLPQHLGFKGEETWVELGDNNILREYVTVHRATGVDIGRENTVVGSNCMLMAFAHVAHDCILGDHVIMANSATLAGHIDVGNYVTIGGMSGFHQFIRIGDYAFIGGMSGFGQDVPPYMIATGVRGGLQGPNSVGLRRNGFKAKTCNALKKAYKLIFRSEISRADALEAAEKQFADIPEVLNLVEFIRSSKRGVTSAGHGSS, encoded by the coding sequence GTGGCTACTGAAATTCATCCCTCTGCCATTGTTGATTCTGGTGCGCAGTTGGGAGAGAATGTTAAGATTGGACCTTTCTGCATTATTGAAGGGGACACTGTTATCGGTGATAACTGCATTCTTGACGCGAATGTTCAGATCAAGGCATTCACCCGTATGGGAAAGGGCAACACCCTCGATAGTGGAGTTGTTCTCGGCGGCCTGCCTCAGCATCTTGGCTTTAAAGGCGAGGAAACATGGGTAGAGTTGGGTGATAACAATATTCTTCGTGAGTATGTGACCGTTCACCGCGCTACGGGTGTTGATATAGGTCGCGAAAACACTGTGGTCGGCAGTAATTGCATGCTCATGGCCTTCGCTCATGTTGCTCATGATTGTATTCTTGGTGACCATGTTATCATGGCTAATTCTGCCACTCTTGCCGGGCACATCGATGTAGGTAATTACGTTACTATCGGTGGTATGTCCGGTTTTCACCAGTTTATTCGCATCGGGGATTATGCTTTTATCGGTGGTATGTCCGGTTTTGGGCAGGATGTCCCTCCGTACATGATTGCGACTGGTGTACGTGGAGGCCTGCAAGGTCCTAACTCCGTCGGGCTGCGTCGAAATGGATTTAAAGCCAAGACTTGTAATGCCCTTAAGAAAGCATACAAGCTTATTTTCCGTTCAGAAATATCTCGTGCCGATGCTCTAGAAGCGGCAGAGAAGCAGTTTGCCGATATTCCAGAAGTTTTGAATCTAGTTGAATTCATCCGCTCCAGCAAACGAGGAGTTACCTCCGCTGGACATGGTTCTTCATAG
- the fabZ gene encoding 3-hydroxyacyl-[acyl-carrier-protein] dehydratase FabZ: protein MSKTTIDYIDIKEIMGMLPHRYPFLLVDRVEEIEPGKSIKAYKNVTMNEPFFQGHFPGLPVMPGVLIVEALAQAGGIIVLSTDDIDTEDKVFLFTGINKLKFRRPVVPGDKLVLEVNEVRRKMNIWKMKCVATVDGEVAAQGEVSAAIVDKESM from the coding sequence GTGAGTAAAACCACTATAGATTATATCGATATCAAGGAAATTATGGGGATGCTTCCCCATCGTTACCCATTTTTACTTGTTGACCGGGTTGAAGAAATTGAACCTGGTAAATCCATCAAGGCCTACAAAAACGTCACTATGAACGAGCCCTTTTTTCAGGGCCATTTTCCTGGTCTTCCGGTCATGCCCGGAGTCTTGATTGTAGAGGCTCTCGCTCAGGCTGGCGGAATCATTGTTCTCAGTACTGATGATATTGACACTGAAGATAAGGTTTTCCTGTTCACCGGAATCAATAAGCTTAAATTCCGCAGACCAGTTGTTCCCGGAGATAAGCTTGTTCTTGAAGTCAATGAAGTTAGACGCAAGATGAATATCTGGAAAATGAAATGTGTTGCTACTGTTGACGGTGAAGTTGCCGCTCAGGGTGAAGTCTCTGCTGCAATTGTCGACAAGGAGTCCATGTAG
- the lpxD gene encoding UDP-3-O-(3-hydroxymyristoyl)glucosamine N-acyltransferase produces the protein MLLSELAGLIGLKMAGKDKEISGLNTLELAGASELSFLANAKYESALKTTKAAAIVLEEKYADQVESALISENPYMDLAKAMHVFSRPQGCLEGIHELAFIHPDAEVDDSATIYPFAFVGKGAKVGSNSNIFAGAYIGEDVVLGPGCVIYPNCSIMAGTVLGAGVIVQPGAVLGGDGFGYAQVSGKHMKIPQIGTVELQDQVEIGANACVDRAALDVTRIGAGSKIDNLVQIAHNVTTGEDCLVISQSGIAGSTKLGKGVILAAQAGLVDNIEIGDGAVIGAQAGVTNDVPAGFMGAGSPLLEKGNFLRSSIYHRKLPDMAKKMSALEKRIKALEAELSKED, from the coding sequence ATGCTTCTTTCAGAACTTGCAGGTCTTATCGGCCTAAAGATGGCTGGAAAGGATAAGGAAATCTCGGGCTTGAATACACTTGAGCTGGCCGGGGCTTCCGAACTCTCCTTTTTGGCCAATGCCAAGTACGAATCCGCACTTAAGACCACGAAGGCTGCTGCCATCGTGCTCGAAGAGAAATATGCCGATCAAGTGGAGTCTGCGCTTATCAGCGAGAATCCCTATATGGATCTGGCCAAGGCCATGCATGTCTTCTCCCGCCCGCAGGGGTGTTTGGAAGGCATTCATGAGTTAGCCTTTATTCATCCTGATGCCGAAGTTGATGATAGTGCCACCATTTATCCTTTTGCTTTTGTGGGCAAGGGAGCCAAGGTAGGTTCAAACAGTAATATTTTTGCCGGGGCTTATATCGGCGAAGATGTTGTGCTCGGACCCGGCTGTGTTATCTACCCCAACTGTTCAATCATGGCCGGGACCGTTCTCGGGGCCGGTGTCATTGTGCAGCCAGGGGCAGTTCTAGGTGGTGATGGATTTGGTTATGCGCAGGTTTCCGGTAAGCATATGAAGATCCCCCAGATCGGGACTGTAGAGCTTCAGGATCAGGTTGAAATAGGTGCCAATGCCTGTGTAGACCGTGCAGCCCTTGATGTGACCAGAATAGGTGCCGGTTCAAAGATCGATAACCTTGTCCAGATCGCTCACAACGTAACTACCGGTGAAGACTGCCTCGTTATTTCGCAGTCCGGTATAGCGGGCAGCACCAAGCTTGGTAAGGGCGTTATCCTTGCGGCACAGGCCGGATTGGTGGATAATATTGAGATTGGCGATGGTGCCGTTATCGGTGCTCAGGCCGGGGTAACCAATGATGTCCCCGCCGGATTCATGGGCGCCGGTTCTCCTCTTCTTGAAAAGGGGAACTTTTTACGGTCCTCCATTTATCATAGAAAATTGCCTGATATGGCAAAGAAGATGTCTGCGCTTGAAAAGCGTATCAAGGCATTGGAAGCAGAGTTAAGCAAGGAAGATTAA
- a CDS encoding OmpH family outer membrane protein — MRRILFAVLVLVFAFQAPAFAAPQKIAVASMGKLIQDSEVGQDAQKKMEKKFETAKKQIQTKQKELEALKQSLQKQSLVLSLEAKQDKELEFKRKVRDFQDLTQATQRKMQLEEKKVGTPVLELIQKIVTEYGKKNGYTAIYDKKTSGLLYVDDTVDITNQLLLEMNRAFRAGKK, encoded by the coding sequence ATGCGTAGAATTCTTTTTGCAGTACTGGTTCTGGTTTTTGCTTTTCAGGCTCCGGCGTTTGCTGCCCCCCAGAAAATTGCAGTTGCCTCTATGGGGAAGCTGATTCAAGATTCTGAAGTCGGTCAGGATGCCCAGAAAAAGATGGAAAAGAAGTTTGAAACTGCAAAAAAACAGATTCAGACCAAGCAGAAGGAACTGGAAGCTCTGAAGCAGTCCTTGCAGAAGCAGAGTCTCGTTCTTTCCCTTGAAGCTAAGCAGGATAAAGAACTCGAGTTCAAGCGCAAGGTTAGGGATTTTCAGGACCTTACTCAGGCTACCCAGCGTAAGATGCAGCTTGAAGAGAAAAAAGTAGGTACCCCGGTACTTGAGCTTATTCAGAAGATCGTTACCGAATATGGTAAGAAAAATGGTTACACTGCCATCTACGATAAAAAGACCTCCGGTCTGCTTTACGTTGATGACACTGTTGATATTACCAACCAGCTGCTTCTTGAAATGAACCGTGCTTTCAGAGCAGGCAAAAAGTAG
- the bamA gene encoding outer membrane protein assembly factor BamA, producing the protein MPRTRILLLLIAATLAFLINFGAGKAQAEDASGIILAVLPFEVNADADTQYLKDSLPTLLSDRLREAGFRVVDQKKVMGLVSEQGYEFLNIQAAKDMALLAGAGYSVYGSFSQIGEDLSLDVRLVEAFGMKPAVPLFVSKKGLINLLPAVDELVSKMKLELLSQDKIADVEVRGCRVLDKDVILMRTNIKTGDLYTPSKINADLKNIYALGYFDDVKVKITDVPGGKKIIFDVKERPRIQAISVKGEDALDSEDILAAVNTKKGAVMNPKVLSDDLNTLREMYRKEGYYNAKIDYNIEGEGAQARLNLNINEGQKLYIEGIKIEGAKKLDPDEVKEQLALTERGWLSWFTKTGVLKEELLERDAAAILAYYGNRGFIDAKVGEPELDIKEDGIYVTFKVAEGDRYKVGKVSLRGDLIVKKSRLRELISADDMADGGEYLDRSLLREDMRAISDFYSNYGYAYADANIKFDQHREDKTVDITFIVAKRQKVHIRRVIVEGNSKTRNNVILREMRLADGDQFSGSKLQRSIVRLNKLDYFSEVDIEPVPTGDPGEMDLKVKVKDKNTGMVSGGIGYSTSDSVFVSAKITERNLFGRGMEFALSGGWSSKTISYGMNFYNPRINDTLWGGGFNTYWRNDDFTDYDKQTIGGVVSAGYPLGEYTHFYSNYRLDFYTISEVADNAAQSIKDIEGDNWSSVITAGIKRDTTNKAFNPSSGTVNNFVVEMGGGVLMGDDSYVKYTYDSNYFTPVFWDLVFHWKGSGGFIHDNFGGGEIPVFERFYLGGINNVRGYDSREISPRDSESNDRIGGNKMFYMNFELLFPINEELGLVGVGFFDIGNSWDDGQSFFHDTKQEDGTALFLGMYKSIGAGLRWFSPMGPIRVEYGYGLDKLEDSSRHKIEFSMGQFF; encoded by the coding sequence ATGCCCAGAACTAGAATTCTGCTTTTACTGATTGCGGCAACTCTTGCGTTTCTGATTAATTTCGGAGCAGGCAAGGCTCAGGCAGAAGATGCCTCAGGTATTATTCTTGCCGTACTTCCTTTTGAAGTTAATGCTGATGCTGACACACAATATCTCAAAGACAGTTTACCCACTCTTCTTTCCGACAGATTACGCGAAGCAGGATTCCGTGTCGTCGATCAGAAAAAGGTTATGGGACTTGTTAGTGAGCAAGGTTACGAGTTTTTAAATATTCAGGCAGCGAAAGATATGGCTTTGCTGGCCGGAGCCGGATACTCCGTCTACGGTAGTTTTAGTCAGATCGGCGAAGATTTAAGCCTTGATGTCCGTCTTGTGGAAGCGTTCGGTATGAAGCCTGCGGTTCCTCTTTTTGTTTCCAAAAAAGGACTGATCAACCTTCTGCCTGCTGTTGATGAACTTGTTTCAAAGATGAAACTGGAGTTGCTTAGTCAGGATAAAATCGCAGACGTTGAAGTTCGTGGATGCCGGGTCCTTGATAAGGACGTTATCCTGATGCGCACTAACATCAAGACCGGCGATCTTTACACTCCTTCCAAAATTAACGCGGATCTCAAAAATATTTACGCTCTCGGTTATTTTGACGATGTTAAGGTCAAAATTACCGATGTTCCCGGTGGCAAGAAGATCATTTTTGACGTTAAGGAGAGGCCTCGTATTCAGGCAATTTCTGTCAAAGGTGAAGATGCTCTTGATTCCGAAGATATCCTAGCGGCGGTTAATACCAAGAAGGGCGCGGTTATGAACCCCAAAGTTCTTTCCGATGACCTGAATACCCTGCGTGAGATGTATCGTAAGGAAGGGTATTACAACGCCAAAATTGACTACAATATTGAAGGTGAAGGTGCACAAGCCCGTTTAAATCTTAATATTAATGAAGGCCAAAAGCTTTATATTGAAGGTATTAAGATTGAAGGTGCCAAAAAGCTTGATCCTGATGAAGTCAAGGAACAGCTTGCTCTTACTGAAAGGGGCTGGCTCTCCTGGTTCACCAAAACCGGGGTTCTTAAAGAAGAACTGCTGGAACGTGATGCAGCGGCAATCCTTGCTTACTACGGTAACCGTGGATTCATCGACGCAAAGGTAGGTGAGCCTGAGCTGGACATTAAAGAAGACGGTATCTACGTAACCTTTAAGGTTGCCGAAGGTGATCGTTACAAGGTCGGTAAGGTCAGCTTACGTGGTGATCTTATCGTAAAAAAATCCAGACTGCGCGAGCTTATCAGTGCTGACGATATGGCAGACGGCGGTGAATATCTTGACCGCTCCCTCCTGCGTGAAGACATGAGGGCCATTTCTGATTTCTATTCCAACTACGGATATGCCTATGCTGATGCAAACATCAAGTTTGATCAGCATAGAGAAGATAAGACCGTTGATATTACCTTTATTGTTGCCAAGCGCCAGAAAGTACACATCCGCAGAGTTATTGTTGAAGGTAATTCTAAAACCAGAAACAATGTCATTCTGCGCGAAATGCGTCTCGCTGACGGTGACCAGTTCAGTGGTTCCAAATTGCAGCGTTCAATTGTCCGTCTGAATAAACTGGACTATTTCAGTGAAGTGGATATCGAGCCTGTTCCCACCGGTGATCCCGGTGAAATGGACTTGAAAGTCAAGGTCAAGGATAAGAACACCGGTATGGTAAGTGGTGGTATCGGTTACTCCACTTCCGACAGTGTGTTTGTTTCTGCAAAGATTACCGAGCGCAACCTTTTTGGTCGCGGTATGGAATTCGCTCTTAGCGGTGGCTGGAGTTCCAAGACAATCAGTTACGGCATGAACTTCTATAACCCCCGTATCAATGATACCCTCTGGGGTGGTGGTTTTAATACTTACTGGCGTAACGATGACTTCACTGATTACGATAAACAGACTATCGGTGGTGTTGTCTCTGCCGGTTATCCCCTTGGTGAGTACACTCACTTTTATAGTAACTATCGCTTGGATTTTTACACCATCTCTGAAGTTGCAGACAATGCAGCGCAGTCAATTAAGGATATTGAGGGTGACAACTGGTCCAGCGTAATTACTGCCGGGATAAAACGCGATACCACTAACAAGGCTTTTAACCCCTCCTCCGGTACTGTTAACAACTTTGTTGTTGAAATGGGTGGCGGTGTTCTCATGGGTGATGACTCTTATGTGAAATACACCTATGACTCCAACTACTTTACCCCGGTATTCTGGGATCTGGTTTTCCACTGGAAGGGTAGTGGTGGTTTTATCCATGACAACTTTGGTGGTGGCGAAATTCCCGTGTTTGAAAGATTCTACCTCGGTGGTATCAACAATGTCCGCGGTTATGACAGCCGTGAAATTTCGCCCCGTGACAGTGAATCAAATGATCGTATCGGTGGTAACAAGATGTTCTACATGAACTTCGAACTCTTGTTCCCCATCAACGAAGAGCTCGGACTCGTAGGTGTCGGTTTCTTTGACATCGGTAACTCTTGGGATGACGGTCAGAGTTTCTTCCACGATACCAAGCAGGAAGACGGAACAGCCCTCTTCCTCGGCATGTATAAAAGTATCGGTGCCGGACTGCGCTGGTTCTCCCCCATGGGGCCGATCAGAGTTGAATATGGTTACGGACTTGATAAACTTGAAGACAGTTCAAGACATAAGATTGAGTTCTCTATGGGACAGTTCTTCTAG
- a CDS encoding ABC transporter ATP-binding protein has protein sequence MSNLLYELTDIVKEYEGPNETVRILDHIDLTVDAGESLAILGSSGSGKTTLLHILGTLDTVSSGNIHFAGMNINDMTPEKRAEVRNRGIGFVFQFHHLLPEFTTLENVALPAMVAGIGQGEASDMAREALELVGLQNRIDHRVTTLSGGERQRAAIARAILLKPKVLLADEPTGNLDEKTGMMVGEMLATLNEELGMTLIVVTHNMDLAGVMKRRLELRSGELYAQN, from the coding sequence ATGAGTAATTTACTTTACGAACTTACCGATATCGTAAAAGAATACGAAGGACCGAACGAGACTGTGAGGATTCTGGACCACATCGACCTTACGGTTGATGCTGGGGAATCCCTTGCCATTCTCGGTTCGTCCGGGTCGGGTAAGACAACGCTGCTGCATATTCTCGGTACTTTGGATACTGTTTCCAGTGGAAATATCCATTTTGCGGGAATGAATATTAATGATATGACACCTGAAAAGCGGGCCGAAGTGAGGAACAGGGGAATCGGTTTTGTTTTTCAGTTTCATCACCTTCTTCCGGAGTTTACCACTCTGGAAAATGTCGCTCTTCCTGCCATGGTGGCAGGCATAGGTCAGGGGGAAGCCTCTGACATGGCCCGTGAAGCCCTTGAACTGGTAGGGTTGCAGAATAGGATTGACCACAGGGTGACAACTTTGTCCGGTGGGGAGAGGCAGAGAGCCGCCATAGCGCGTGCGATCCTGCTGAAACCCAAAGTCCTACTCGCTGATGAACCTACCGGTAACTTGGATGAGAAGACAGGGATGATGGTCGGTGAAATGCTGGCCACCCTTAATGAAGAGCTTGGAATGACGCTCATTGTTGTGACCCATAACATGGATTTAGCCGGTGTAATGAAACGCCGGCTTGAGTTGCGTTCCGGAGAACTGTATGCCCAGAACTAG